Proteins encoded by one window of Dermochelys coriacea isolate rDerCor1 chromosome 13, rDerCor1.pri.v4, whole genome shotgun sequence:
- the CARMIL3 gene encoding capping protein, Arp2/3 and myosin-I linker protein 3 isoform X5 produces MWLRPRSCHGPAGGRPRPGPASIRKVLSRPPNPLLLKVKLETKPKKFEDRVLVLTAWRLHLFGLKVPAKVESSFNVLEIRTLNTINHSQILVDTEKATYSFKFPSPASADQVTRHVNAALGKIFPSPTAGCLRTPETPRDTSPNSESSTSTSHSICGGFSETYAALCDYNGLFCREEVQWDVDTIYHSADNHEFNLLDFSHLESRDLALIVAALAYNPWFTRLHCKDLRLGSEVSEQVLHTLSKSHHLEELVLDNTGLKTDFALKLTYALGDNPGSALHSLVLSHNQIEDKGLISLSQQFLYFPKGLRQLGLCKTGVTPKGLAGLCQTLGANPAFSSSLQHLDLSKNPGLLGGEEANGFYSFLAQPNALLRLELAGTDCAVDVLFGALLHGCCTRLSYLNLSRNTFSHRKAKDSQLAFRQFFSSTYALNYVSLSGTKMPLDALRSLFQGLSANTHLSDVHLDLSGCELRSPGAQVLQEQLPGVTALGSLDISDNSFDSDLLTLVPALGKNKSLKHLWLGKNFSVKSRMLEEILHKIVQLIQEEDCSLQSLSMADSRLKSRTSILINALGSNTCLSKVDLSGNGMEDLGAKMLSKALQINSSLRSITWDRNNTTALGFHDVARALENNYTLKYMSFPMSDITAAYRSAPERMDEVWQKIQWCLLRNGHSQKFSQEQAFRLQQGIGTSSAEQQMIRRLCLRVQEEVRALHSCPADTVQEEVLYARELMKEAKNSRALFPSLYELGHILASDGPVRQRLESVANEVSKAVDKELQVILESMVTLTQELCPRAMQAAEGHNKMLGTVSERVTVPRNFIRGALLEQAGQDIQNKLNEVKLSVVTYLTNSIVEELLEELYSTHKSLTQHIAHLQQLSEGQSSAGSSGGTPLDQPPRNQLRDHEETTDDELGTSIDTIAIKRQKHGRKIRPVSAFIGVADPDTDATHSWGTNSPSGWLSSSASSQYSHSRSPSFEGLAELPTEGSRLEHRTRGRPRPPRCVPPGPRQNEARTPGSIEPQQQENGTVPRLDEGLEEFFSRRVLTDNTSYPRTPRGCGVRPGPSDALPPMQKKRRKGLFHFRRNRSLKGEREVEDTLWGAPHSSPSTPQGTADEPKAPMWSSASLDEGEGQEPQGMGIPLPGMGGSGGSGVKGLPPRGNQCPTVDCSPNPMREESDSSEAELLQPSRVHGIALPGMGRSLDGKKEGTELQRVGSLHDRERRRSSDSSEKGGWRPQPPPQSSKPAFVTIRRAEASWDIAEESSQLDLEETDISSRAPRMEAGEKPPNPSFLASGKAREPPSGLRPPKPVGIPRGQKPPTQPERSQSSEEQAGGAGPIETRTSPPVTRPRPDHLETEGGSEVGRKAAPLKPQRTRRAQSCDKLESDQGREPGARGAANALLPDPPLPPPLEQHQPPRKPRLPISRPFLSVDQTVGTQESGTD; encoded by the exons TATTCGCAAGGTCCTGAGCCGCCCGCCCAACCCTCTGCTGCTGAAGGTGAAGCTTGAAACCAAGCCCAAGAAGTTTGAGGATCGTGTGTTG GTGCTGACGGCCTGGCGGCTTCACCTCTTCGGGCTGAAAGTGCCCGCCAAG GTCGAAAGCTCCTTCAATGTCTTGGAAATTCGAACGTTAAACACAATAAACCACAGCCAG ATCCTGGTGGACACGGAGAAAGCCACCTACAGCTTCAAATTCCCCAGCCCGGCCAGCGCCGACCAGGTCACCCGGCACGTCAACGCGGCTCTCGGCAAGATCTTCCCCAGCCCCACGGCGGG CTGTCTGAGGACCCCTGAGACTCCCCGGGACACGTCCCCCAACTCCGAGAGTTCGACCTCCACCAGTCACAGCATCTGCG GGGGGTTCTCCGAGACCTATGCCGCCCTCTGCGACTACAACGGGCTGTTCTGCCGGGAGGAGGTGCAGTGG GATGTCGACACCATCTACCACTCGGCCGACAATCATGAATTCAACCTGCTGGACTTCAGCCACCTGGAAAGCCG GGACCTGGCTTTGATCGTCGCCGCCCTCGCCTACAACCCTTGGTTCACGCGACTGCACTGCAAGGACCTGAGGCTG ggctCTGAGGTATCTGAGCAAGTTCTGCACACGCTCAGCAAGTCCCATCACCTGGAGGAGCTGGTGCTGGACAACACGGGGTTAAAAAC AGACTTCGCGCTCAAACTGACCTACGCTCTGGGAGACAACCCTGGCTCGGCCCTGCACAGCCTGGTGCTGTCGCACAACCAGATCGAGGACAAAG gtcTCATCTCCCTGAGCCAGCAATTCCTCTACTTCCCCAAGGGGCTGCGGCAGCTCGGGCTCTGCAAGACGGGGGTCACCCCAAAAG GGCTGGCCGGGCTGTGTCAGACCCTGGGGGCCAACCCGGCCTTCAGCAGCTCCCTGCAACACCTGGACCTCAGCAAGAACCCCGGGCTGCTGGGCGGTGAGGAGGCCAAC gGTTTTTATTCCTTCCTGGCCCAGCCCAACGCCCTCCTCCGCCTCGAGCTGGCCGGCACGGACTGCGCCGTCGACGTG TTATTCGGGGCGCTGTTGCATGGATGTTGCACTCGGCTTAGCTACCTCAACCTCTCCCGGAACACCTTCTCGCACCG GAAAGCCAAGGACTCCCAGCTGGCCTTCAGGCAATTCTTCTCGAGCACCTACGCGCTGAACTACGTGAGCCTGTCGGGCACGAAAATGCCCCTGGATGCCTtgag GTCTCTGTTCCAGGGTCTCTCGGCCAACACCCACCTGAGTGATGTTCACCTGGATTTGAGCGGCTGTGAG ctgcGCTCGCCGGGGGCTCAGGTCCTACAGGAGCAGCTCCCAGGGGTCACTGCCTTGGGGAGCCTAGACATCTCCGACAAca GTTTTGACTCCGATTTGCTGACGCTGGTCCCTGCTCTGGGCAAGAACAAATCCCTCAAACACCTCTGGCTGGGCAAGAACTTCAGCGTTAAGTCCCG GATGCTGGAGGAGATACTTCACAAGATCGTACAGCTGATTCAGGAGGAAGATTGT tccCTGCAGTCTCTCTCCATGGCCGACTCGCGGCTGAAGTCCCGGACCAGCATCCTCATCAACGCCCTTGGCAGTAATACCTGCTTGAGCAAGGTGGACCTGAGCGGGAATGGCATGGAGGACCTGGGGGCCAAGATGCTGTCCAAGGCTCTGCAGATCAACAGCAGCCTCCG GAGCATCACCTGGGACCGGAACAACACGACAGCACTTGGCTTCCATGATGTCGCCCGAGCCCTGGAGAA CAACTACACCCTGAAGTACATGTCCTTCCCCATGAGCGACATCACAGCCGCTTACCGCAGTGCCCCGGAGAGGATGGATGAGGTGTGGCAGAAG atccAGTGGTGCCTCCTCCGAAACGGCCATTCCCAGAAGTTCTCCCAGGAGCAGGCGTTCCGACTCCAGCAGGGGATCGGCACCAGCAGCGCCGAGCAA cagATGATCAGACGGCTGTGCCTGCGGgtccaggaggaggtgagggctctgcaCAGCTGCCCTGCTGATACTGTCCAGGAGGAGGTGCTCTATGCGCGGGAGCTCATGAAGGAGGCCAAGAACTCGCGGGCG ctgtTCCCCAGCCTCTATGAACTGGGACACATCTTGGCGAGCGACGGGCCCGTCCGGCAGCGACTGGAGTCCGTGGCCAATGAGGTCTCCAAGGCCGTTGACAAGGAGCTGCAG GTGATCCTGGAGTCCATGGTGACACTTACCCAGGAGCTCTGCCCCAGGGCCATGCAAGCCGCCGAGGGCCACAACAAGATGCTGGGGACTGTGTCAGAGCGGGTGACCGTCCCCCGCAACTTCATCCGGGGGGCGCTGCTGGAGCAGGCTGGGCAGGACATCCAGAACAAGCTGAA CGAGGTGAAGTTGTCTGTGGTGACGTATCTCACCAACTCCATTGTGGAGGAGCTCCTGGAGGAGTTGTACAGCACCCACAAGAGCCTG ACCCAGCACATTGCCCACCTCCAGCAGCTCTCCGAGGGGCAGAGTAGTGCTGGGAGCTCCGGGGGGACCCCCCTGGACCAGCCCCCCAGGAACCAGCTGAGAGATCACGAGGAGACCACAGACGATGAGCTGGGAACCAGCATT gACACCATCGCTATCAAGAGGCAGAAACATGGCAGGAAAATCCGACCTGTCTCAGCTTTTATCG GCGTGGCTGACCCAGACACTGATGCCACACACTCCTGGGGCACCAACTCGCCGTCAGGCTGGCTCTCCTCGTCGGCCAGCAGCCAGTACTCGCATTCCCGCAGCCCCTCCTTCGAGGGGCTGGCCGAACTCCCCACTGAGGGGTCCCGGCTGGAGCACCGCACCCGcggccggccccggcccccccggTGTGTCCCTCCGGGGCCTCGCCAAAAT GAGGCTCGGACACCTGGGTCCATtgagccccagcagcaggagaATGGGACGGTGCCGCGGCTGGATGAGGGACTGGAGGAATTTTTTAGCAGGCGTGTCCTCACAGATAACACCAG CTATCCACGGACCCCCAGAGGCTGTGGGGTGAGACCAGGCCCCTCAGACGCGCTGCCCCCCATGCAGAAGAAGAGGCGAAAGGGGCTTTTCCATTTTCGGAGGAATCGGAGCCtcaagggggagagggaggttgaAGACACCCTGTGgggggccccccacagctcccccagcaccccccagggGACAGCAGATGAGCCCAAGGCACCAATGTGGAGTTCAGCCAGTCTGgatgaaggggaggggcaggaaccccaGGGAATGGGGATTCCCCtccctgggatggggggcagcGGAGGAAGTGGGGTGAAGGGGCTGCCCCCCAGAGGTAACCAG TGTCCCACCGTTGATTGTTCCCCCAACCCCATGAGGGAGGAGTCAGATTCTTCAGAGGCGGAGCTACTGCAGCCCTCCCGAGTCCACGGAATTGCCCTGCCCGGAATGGGGCGGAGCCTGGATGGGAAGAAAGAG GGGACAGAGCTGCAAAGGGTGGGAAGCCTACACGATCGAGAGAGGAGGAGGTCCTCGGACAGCTCAG AGAAAGGGGGCTGGAGACCCCAGCCTCCCCCTCAGAGCTCCAAGCCAGCGTTTGTCACCATTCGAAGGGCTGAGGCTAGCTGGGATATCG CGGAGGAGAGCTCCCAGCTGGACCTGGAGGAGACGGACATCTCCAGCAGGGCCCCCAGAATGGAGGCGGGGGAGAAGCCCCCAAACCCCAGCTTCCTGGCATCTGGAAAG GCCAGGGAGCCGCCATCCGGCCTCCGCCCCCCCAAGCCAGTAGGCATCCCACGCGGCCAAAAGCCCCCGACTCAGCCGGAGAGGAGTCAGAGTAGCGAGGAGCAGGCAGGTGGGGCCGGCCCCATCGAGACTCGGACCTCCCCCCCCGTCACCCGCCCCCGACCGGACCACTTGGAAACAGAAG gggGGTCTGAGGTGGGGCGGAAGGCGGCCCCTCTGAAACCTCAGCGAACACGCCGGGCGCAGTCCTGTGATAAACTGGAGTCAGATCAGGGTCGAGAGCCCGGAGCCAGAG GTGCTGCTAACGCCCTCCTGCcggacccccctctgcccccgccctTGGAGCAGCATCAGCCCCCTCGGAAACCCCGTCTCCCCATCTCCCGGCCTTTCCTCTCTGTGGACCAGACTGTGG gaacccaggagtccgggacAGACTGA